Proteins encoded within one genomic window of Methanosarcina barkeri str. Wiesmoor:
- a CDS encoding FmdE family protein: MDFDTAVQFHGHVCPGISIGYRVATLAANHFKDRSKDEELVAIVENRSCAVDAIQAINGCTCGKGNLIFKDHGKHVYTYFKRGDNKALRISLKPDAFPPDERHTALFAKLRAGTASPEEEKEFRASHEAKSQKILEMPEEELFWVREVEAEPPEKAIIYPTLVCSKCGEGFMEPLGRIKNGKIVCIPCFEAKDE; encoded by the coding sequence TTGGATTTCGATACTGCAGTACAGTTTCATGGTCATGTCTGTCCCGGAATTTCCATTGGCTACAGGGTAGCAACACTTGCCGCCAACCACTTCAAAGACCGCAGCAAAGATGAAGAACTGGTTGCAATTGTAGAAAACCGGTCCTGCGCCGTGGATGCCATTCAGGCAATAAACGGATGTACCTGTGGAAAAGGAAATCTAATTTTCAAGGATCACGGGAAACATGTTTACACGTACTTCAAAAGAGGCGATAATAAAGCTCTAAGGATTTCCCTGAAACCCGATGCTTTCCCCCCTGACGAAAGGCACACCGCACTCTTCGCAAAATTGAGAGCAGGCACTGCAAGCCCCGAAGAGGAAAAAGAGTTTCGAGCTTCTCATGAAGCAAAAAGCCAGAAAATACTGGAAATGCCCGAAGAAGAGCTTTTCTGGGTTAGGGAAGTTGAAGCCGAACCGCCGGAAAAAGCCATAATTTACCCCACACTGGTCTGCAGCAAATGCGGAGAAGGTTTCATGGAACCTCTGGGCAGGATTAAAAATGGAAAAATAGTTTGCATTCCATGTTTTGAGGCAAAAGATGAATGA
- a CDS encoding winged helix-turn-helix domain-containing protein: MNSPLLELIFLSEKRKNLLLFLKDGPKTISEIKENLNVGLVAILPQLKKLRDNSLISKTGDIYSLAPLGMAIVGRMKPMIDVLNVFGSKYEYWANHAVESIPDPLRERIGELTNCTFSEPPDRTCLFEPHREFVKNLMESKKISGIASVFHPLYPSLFLTFAKNGSNVSLLVTSPIYERIKEEYGNELCEFIKFENANFYVCSKKIELAYAVTEKFLSLTLPFSDGTYDHIEDVLCFEPQAIQWGEDLFAYYRKISDKLTEIH, from the coding sequence ATGAACAGCCCGCTTCTCGAATTGATTTTCCTTTCCGAAAAAAGGAAAAATCTTCTTTTATTTTTGAAGGATGGGCCCAAAACAATTTCAGAGATCAAAGAAAACCTGAATGTAGGTCTGGTTGCAATTCTCCCTCAACTAAAAAAACTGAGGGACAATTCCTTGATTTCAAAGACAGGTGATATCTACAGTCTGGCTCCTCTTGGGATGGCAATAGTTGGTAGAATGAAGCCAATGATAGATGTCTTAAATGTCTTCGGAAGTAAATATGAATATTGGGCAAATCATGCAGTTGAGTCCATACCCGACCCCTTGCGGGAAAGAATAGGAGAGCTGACTAACTGCACGTTTTCCGAACCTCCTGACAGGACATGCCTCTTTGAGCCTCACAGGGAATTTGTGAAAAACCTTATGGAATCAAAAAAAATAAGTGGTATTGCCTCGGTTTTTCACCCACTTTATCCATCTCTGTTCCTGACTTTTGCAAAAAATGGGTCGAATGTTTCTCTTCTTGTAACTAGCCCGATTTATGAGAGAATAAAAGAAGAATATGGAAACGAATTATGTGAATTTATTAAATTCGAAAATGCAAATTTCTATGTTTGCAGCAAAAAAATAGAACTTGCTTATGCAGTTACCGAAAAGTTCCTCTCTCTTACCCTACCCTTTTCGGACGGCACCTACGACCACATAGAAGACGTGCTGTGCTTTGAACCTCAGGCTATACAGTGGGGAGAAGATCTTTTTGCTTACTACAGGAAAATCTCGGATAAACTCACTGAAATTCACTGA
- the pyrH gene encoding UMP kinase: MLIVLSLGGSILAKNLDPDRFLKYADVLRKLSKKHTLLVVAGGGEAARNYIDTARAVGADEVTCDYIGIEITRLNAHLLAAALGPDACPEIPTNYLEASKAIRPGKVVVMGGVTPGQTTDAVAAILAEFLRADLLAIATSIDGVYSSDPNCDPSAVKYDKISPEKLINIVMAIEMKAGSKSPVDPVAAKIIERCKLDALVMDARDPVQLEEVLDREAAKKSPISCGTWITTKI; this comes from the coding sequence ATGCTCATAGTACTCTCATTAGGCGGTTCAATTCTCGCAAAAAATCTAGATCCCGATCGTTTTTTAAAATATGCGGATGTTCTCCGGAAACTCTCAAAAAAGCATACTCTGCTTGTGGTAGCAGGAGGAGGAGAAGCGGCAAGGAATTACATCGACACTGCAAGGGCAGTTGGTGCCGATGAAGTAACCTGTGACTACATAGGTATTGAAATTACTCGTCTGAATGCGCATTTGCTTGCCGCAGCTCTTGGGCCCGATGCCTGTCCGGAAATCCCTACAAATTATCTTGAAGCCTCAAAGGCTATCCGTCCCGGAAAGGTAGTTGTTATGGGAGGCGTCACTCCTGGTCAGACCACGGATGCCGTTGCTGCAATTCTTGCAGAGTTCCTGCGAGCAGACCTGCTGGCAATTGCAACATCTATTGATGGAGTTTACTCATCAGACCCTAACTGTGACCCTTCGGCAGTAAAGTACGATAAAATATCTCCTGAGAAGCTCATAAACATAGTCATGGCGATTGAGATGAAAGCAGGCTCCAAATCCCCTGTTGATCCTGTAGCCGCAAAAATTATCGAACGCTGCAAACTCGATGCTCTTGTAATGGATGCTCGGGACCCCGTCCAGCTTGAAGAAGTTCTTGATAGAGAAGCAGCCAAAAAGTCCCCCATATCGTGCGGGACCTGGATTACGACAAAGATATGA
- the tsaA gene encoding tRNA (N6-threonylcarbamoyladenosine(37)-N6)-methyltransferase TrmO, whose amino-acid sequence MNEIPEASEGIEMVPVGYVENDYLEPVYNEEVYSKVSKIVLKKEFTDGLYRIEDFEKLYILFYFSKSKGYKLIHRRHYDGEISGVFASRSPYRPNGIGLTIVELLKVEGNVLHVKGLDAINGTPVLDIKPYIKETEEKDERAAD is encoded by the coding sequence ATGAATGAAATTCCTGAGGCTTCCGAAGGAATTGAAATGGTTCCTGTAGGTTACGTTGAAAACGACTACCTTGAACCGGTATACAATGAAGAGGTGTACAGTAAAGTCTCAAAGATAGTTCTCAAGAAAGAGTTTACCGATGGGCTTTACAGAATAGAAGATTTTGAAAAACTGTACATCCTGTTTTACTTCAGCAAATCTAAAGGATATAAGCTCATCCACCGCCGCCATTATGACGGAGAAATTTCCGGAGTCTTTGCCAGCCGGAGCCCTTATCGCCCTAATGGGATAGGGCTTACCATTGTAGAGCTTTTGAAAGTGGAGGGCAATGTGCTCCATGTAAAAGGGCTTGATGCAATTAATGGGACACCCGTACTGGATATTAAGCCATATATAAAAGAGACTGAAGAAAAGGACGAGAGAGCAGCGGACTGA
- a CDS encoding ABC transporter permease: MFDLIIRNILNRKVRSALTVCGIALGIFAVIVMGAMSENFHQTFERSMSVTSDKIRVFSESGVFGGGLTDDKVSDVLRVAGVKDAYGLLMTTFDEDKMGMTGKQILGVPPEKSSVALYPVELKAGRFLNPGDSYNVVVGSNIQREYKLQIGSKFEIHDKYFTVVGILDYTGSIFDNAVIIPLETAQDLYDVGNSISYIFAVPDERIDAEMLSKRIELSVKGTSTLSPNELEMQARQSFMIFSVITISSGLLAAIIGGLCVMNTMLMSVAERTREFGILKAIGAETRDILLLTLGEASVMGLFGGVLGILVGTGAVYIMNAWLANTRIVLFLITPRLLIIAMLFALLIGALSGLYPAYRASKMSPMEALKHA, encoded by the coding sequence ATGTTTGACCTCATCATCCGAAATATTCTGAACAGAAAGGTCAGGAGTGCACTGACAGTCTGTGGGATTGCCCTTGGAATCTTTGCAGTTATAGTTATGGGTGCAATGTCCGAAAATTTCCACCAGACATTTGAGCGTTCCATGAGTGTGACCAGCGACAAAATTAGGGTCTTTTCCGAAAGCGGAGTCTTTGGAGGAGGACTCACGGACGATAAGGTAAGCGACGTGCTTCGGGTGGCAGGGGTAAAAGATGCATATGGGCTTTTAATGACTACTTTTGATGAGGACAAAATGGGAATGACCGGGAAGCAAATCCTGGGCGTCCCCCCGGAAAAATCCAGCGTTGCCCTTTACCCTGTGGAGCTGAAAGCAGGCCGTTTCCTCAATCCTGGGGATTCTTATAATGTTGTTGTCGGAAGCAACATACAGAGGGAATATAAACTACAGATCGGGAGTAAGTTTGAGATACATGACAAGTATTTCACTGTTGTAGGAATTCTGGATTATACTGGCTCGATTTTTGACAACGCGGTGATTATACCTCTTGAAACCGCACAGGATCTCTACGATGTTGGCAATTCGATTTCCTATATCTTTGCAGTGCCTGATGAACGGATCGATGCCGAGATGCTCTCCAAACGCATAGAATTAAGCGTTAAAGGTACAAGCACCCTTTCTCCCAACGAGCTTGAAATGCAGGCAAGGCAGTCCTTCATGATTTTCAGCGTAATCACTATCAGCTCAGGACTCCTTGCAGCAATCATAGGCGGGCTTTGCGTAATGAATACCATGCTCATGTCCGTTGCCGAGAGAACAAGAGAATTTGGGATTTTAAAAGCCATTGGGGCCGAAACAAGGGATATTTTGCTCCTCACGCTTGGGGAAGCTTCTGTTATGGGTCTCTTCGGTGGGGTCCTTGGAATTCTTGTGGGTACCGGAGCTGTTTATATTATGAATGCCTGGCTTGCAAATACAAGGATAGTGCTTTTCCTGATAACGCCCAGGCTCCTCATAATTGCCATGCTCTTTGCTTTACTTATAGGGGCTCTTTCAGGACTTTATCCTGCGTACAGGGCTTCGAAAATGAGTCCTATGGAGGCTCTGAAGCATGCCTGA
- a CDS encoding cobaltochelatase subunit CobN: MRTAQGRLLVLCAVVLLLLAQSVSADENHVNITFICYDGSALAAAEQSNPYNASINVTYLSGYSDFSNVTFENQDVIFTYMLWSQFEDIGDDLESAHENGTALIDITSAMDTTYINTSNYDKIFSGTIPYNSTEEKFFYNMGSRGVLKENTENFLIYLAKTYGDKPELTKDWVYEDPIEFPEAAIYHPDARSLTNESQPDWFENTTDYLEWYSTSTNSNSTNSNESRHIYDKSKPTIGIWFHASDYTGDNLEVIDALIHDLEGKGCNVIAGFDTFNDIHKFYFDESGEPLVQCVISLKSFRLNYDDPDKGVQELEDLDVPVLTGLVVTNPANSTDIADSNRGIPSEEVVYKTLLPSIDGIFEYIVIGIDNYDSATGESNYEPLPSQIDWMANRSINWASLKLEENEDKKVAMIYYNYPSGKDNIVANYLNSTQSMFELLNAMNKSGYEVSGIPENSSKLMEMLQAQGINVGSWAPGVLNGMVENRTEWGLQLIPVDTYKEWFGSEIPENLRANVTAEWGEPWSEDLPQNKSVMIYENETGKYIVIPTVRFGNVWLMPQPARGTGQNNDTLYHSNVVPPTHQYIAFYLWLNHEFQPDALIHMGTHGTHEWLPGPTYGMNRTADWSPLLLQDIPNIYPYIVANVGEGITAEYRGNALIIDHLTPTLERGGLYGDLLNLSTDVEGYYDPGISSQTRAGYQNAIVNEIIALNLSVDLGIENVTVLQDYNETEFGNFVKNILHEYLEDVGNENIPYGMHILSHVPTTNITGPESDELTGMVRAMLGGSFEDNITAAFYPESSYPLGIPLNDTKVTRLVWEVVTNNTSVSQAQTAVYGITNSTVTLDLEQGLDYKDRLLNCDVEIDRILSALNGGFIPPGSGLDPVMNPDAVPTGRNYYSINSKLYPSEATWEVGKSLAIQMLEDYYNEHGEYPKKVSFSRFGVEFIADHGTLEAEVLYLLGVKPVWDEYGYVTGVEAIPEDELLPNYDTSTPGRPRIDIVYTTAGMRDAFPDKIKMIDSAVKLASSLPGVNYPNYVNQSSLTLYDSLISEGYDNETATKISTMRCFAVMDGTYDIGVSDAISASGSWDNEEDIANVYLNKMGYAYGEDFWGIQSRALLEGNLKSVEASVHSSSSNLYDSLDNDDLFQYFGGMNLATRYLSGNTPEMYISDTSNSDGAQMLGMQEYLSKDLRARYFNDKWIEGMQKSGYSGGSMMSEFVDNLFGWEVSDPDLVDDTVWQEVYETYVNDPSMKEWFKQNNPSAYQSVTARMLEAVRHDYWTPSEDVIESLSKEYEESVAENGASCCHHTCGNPLLHEFVSGKVSVPGYSEQIEAATKVETLETTEETQSSSGGSHHDHDTGNATVIPRASSSSNQTSQDSDGGYGTDTSEPDPEVQKSSDTDYVEGYEMQKDSAEEPDNSGFSFSGSDIIGILLVVVAAGGIYLGMRKR; this comes from the coding sequence ATGCGTACGGCACAAGGTAGATTATTGGTTTTATGTGCAGTGGTCCTTTTACTGCTAGCACAGAGCGTATCGGCTGATGAAAATCATGTAAATATTACTTTTATCTGTTATGATGGGAGCGCCCTTGCTGCAGCAGAGCAGTCCAATCCATATAATGCAAGTATAAATGTAACGTATCTTTCGGGATATTCCGATTTTAGCAATGTCACTTTTGAAAACCAGGATGTAATATTTACTTATATGCTCTGGTCACAATTCGAAGACATTGGAGACGATCTTGAAAGCGCCCACGAAAACGGGACCGCACTCATAGATATTACTTCTGCAATGGATACAACATACATCAACACCTCAAATTATGATAAGATTTTTTCCGGGACTATCCCATATAATTCTACTGAAGAAAAATTCTTCTATAATATGGGTTCCAGAGGAGTCCTGAAGGAAAACACTGAGAACTTCCTCATATATCTCGCAAAAACTTATGGAGATAAACCTGAGCTTACGAAAGACTGGGTTTATGAAGATCCTATCGAATTCCCTGAAGCAGCAATTTATCATCCGGATGCTCGTTCTCTCACTAATGAATCTCAGCCAGACTGGTTTGAAAATACTACTGATTACCTTGAATGGTACTCTACCTCAACGAACTCAAATTCAACTAACTCAAATGAATCACGACATATTTACGACAAGAGCAAACCCACTATAGGGATATGGTTCCATGCTTCCGACTATACAGGTGACAACCTTGAAGTCATAGATGCTCTTATCCACGATCTGGAAGGAAAGGGCTGCAACGTAATTGCAGGTTTTGATACTTTCAACGATATTCATAAGTTTTACTTTGACGAAAGCGGAGAACCTCTTGTCCAGTGTGTAATTTCTCTTAAGAGCTTCCGTTTGAATTATGATGATCCTGATAAAGGTGTACAGGAGCTTGAAGACCTTGATGTGCCTGTCCTCACGGGATTGGTTGTTACAAACCCTGCTAATTCTACTGACATAGCTGATAGTAATAGAGGTATCCCCAGTGAAGAGGTTGTATACAAGACTCTGCTCCCGAGCATTGACGGGATTTTCGAGTACATTGTAATAGGAATTGATAATTATGATTCCGCAACAGGTGAAAGCAACTATGAACCTCTGCCTTCTCAGATTGACTGGATGGCAAACAGGTCGATTAACTGGGCAAGCCTGAAGTTAGAAGAAAACGAAGACAAGAAAGTAGCTATGATTTACTATAATTATCCTTCAGGAAAGGACAATATTGTAGCAAATTATCTCAACTCCACCCAGAGCATGTTTGAACTCCTGAATGCAATGAATAAAAGTGGCTATGAGGTCTCCGGAATTCCGGAAAACAGTAGTAAGCTCATGGAGATGCTTCAGGCCCAGGGCATCAATGTTGGTTCCTGGGCTCCCGGAGTTCTGAATGGAATGGTGGAAAATAGGACTGAATGGGGCCTTCAACTCATACCTGTGGATACCTATAAAGAGTGGTTTGGGTCTGAAATTCCGGAAAATCTGAGAGCCAATGTAACAGCTGAATGGGGAGAACCCTGGTCCGAAGATCTGCCTCAAAATAAGAGTGTTATGATCTATGAGAATGAAACCGGTAAATACATTGTAATTCCAACGGTGCGTTTCGGAAATGTCTGGCTCATGCCTCAGCCTGCCAGAGGAACAGGACAAAATAATGACACCCTTTACCACAGCAACGTTGTACCTCCCACACATCAGTATATAGCTTTCTATCTCTGGCTAAACCATGAATTCCAGCCTGATGCGCTTATTCATATGGGCACGCACGGTACGCATGAATGGCTCCCGGGCCCCACTTACGGCATGAACCGGACTGCAGACTGGTCTCCTCTTCTGCTTCAGGACATTCCGAATATCTACCCCTATATCGTTGCCAACGTGGGAGAAGGAATAACTGCAGAGTACAGGGGTAATGCTCTAATTATTGACCATTTGACTCCAACCCTTGAACGCGGTGGGCTTTATGGAGATTTGCTAAACCTTTCAACTGATGTGGAGGGGTATTACGACCCCGGGATTTCTTCTCAGACAAGAGCAGGATATCAGAATGCCATAGTAAATGAGATAATAGCACTCAACCTCAGTGTTGATCTGGGTATAGAAAATGTAACTGTTCTTCAAGATTACAACGAAACGGAGTTTGGAAATTTCGTTAAAAACATTCTTCATGAATACCTGGAAGACGTAGGAAATGAAAATATCCCATACGGTATGCATATCCTCAGCCATGTTCCTACGACGAATATAACAGGTCCTGAAAGTGATGAACTTACCGGAATGGTAAGGGCTATGCTTGGAGGTAGCTTTGAGGATAATATCACTGCCGCCTTCTACCCTGAATCTTCATATCCTCTTGGAATTCCATTGAATGATACAAAAGTTACCAGACTTGTCTGGGAAGTCGTAACCAATAATACGAGCGTTTCTCAGGCGCAGACTGCAGTTTATGGGATAACTAACAGCACGGTTACACTTGATCTCGAACAGGGGCTGGATTATAAAGACAGGCTCCTTAACTGCGATGTGGAGATTGACAGAATTCTTTCAGCCCTGAACGGAGGCTTTATTCCACCAGGTTCTGGGCTGGACCCTGTAATGAATCCGGATGCAGTTCCTACAGGGCGCAATTATTACAGCATAAATTCGAAGCTCTATCCCTCAGAAGCAACCTGGGAAGTTGGAAAGTCTCTTGCAATCCAGATGCTTGAGGACTATTATAATGAACATGGGGAATACCCTAAAAAAGTTTCATTCTCAAGGTTCGGGGTGGAGTTTATTGCGGACCACGGGACTCTGGAAGCCGAAGTGCTCTACCTGCTTGGAGTAAAACCTGTATGGGACGAGTACGGGTATGTAACCGGAGTTGAAGCTATCCCTGAAGATGAACTATTGCCAAATTATGATACTTCAACTCCTGGGAGGCCGCGTATTGATATTGTTTATACTACCGCAGGTATGAGGGACGCTTTCCCGGATAAGATCAAAATGATAGATAGTGCTGTAAAGCTTGCAAGCTCTCTTCCTGGCGTAAACTATCCAAATTATGTAAATCAGAGCTCTCTCACACTCTACGATTCCCTGATATCTGAAGGGTATGACAACGAGACTGCAACAAAGATCTCTACAATGCGCTGCTTTGCAGTAATGGACGGCACTTATGATATAGGGGTCTCAGATGCTATCAGTGCAAGCGGGTCATGGGATAATGAAGAAGATATTGCAAATGTATACTTGAACAAGATGGGATACGCTTACGGAGAAGATTTCTGGGGAATACAGTCCAGAGCACTCCTGGAAGGCAACCTGAAAAGCGTTGAAGCTTCAGTACATTCGTCCTCTTCAAACCTTTATGACTCCCTTGATAACGATGACCTTTTCCAGTATTTCGGCGGCATGAACCTGGCAACGAGGTATCTTAGCGGCAATACTCCGGAGATGTATATTTCGGACACAAGTAACTCGGACGGGGCTCAGATGTTGGGAATGCAGGAGTACCTCAGCAAGGACTTGCGGGCCAGATATTTCAACGACAAATGGATCGAAGGAATGCAAAAATCCGGATACTCAGGCGGCAGCATGATGTCCGAATTTGTGGACAACCTCTTTGGATGGGAGGTAAGTGACCCTGACCTTGTGGACGATACTGTCTGGCAAGAAGTGTATGAAACCTATGTAAATGATCCTTCTATGAAAGAATGGTTCAAGCAGAATAATCCCAGTGCTTACCAGTCTGTAACAGCGAGAATGCTTGAGGCAGTCAGGCACGATTACTGGACACCCTCAGAGGATGTCATTGAAAGCCTTTCAAAGGAATACGAAGAGTCTGTCGCCGAGAATGGGGCTTCATGCTGTCACCACACCTGTGGAAATCCCCTGCTTCATGAATTCGTAAGTGGAAAAGTATCTGTTCCGGGCTACTCCGAGCAAATAGAAGCGGCAACCAAAGTCGAAACTCTGGAGACCACAGAAGAGACCCAGAGCAGTAGCGGTGGTAGCCATCACGACCATGATACTGGAAATGCTACCGTAATACCAAGAGCCAGTTCATCCAGTAACCAGACGTCTCAAGATTCGGACGGAGGATATGGTACAGATACTTCCGAACCTGATCCTGAAGTTCAGAAATCTTCAGATACTGATTATGTTGAAGGGTATGAGATGCAGAAAGATTCTGCTGAAGAACCTGATAATAGTGGGTTCTCGTTTTCGGGATCTGATATTATCGGAATTCTCCTTGTAGTGGTAGCCGCCGGCGGAATTTACCTAGGCATGAGAAAGAGATAA
- a CDS encoding GNAT family N-acetyltransferase, whose product MINVEYIEGAQESLYLIQSLWKGSRTYHKNKSKYFADTYANKRFQDRVNELTDDSKVGMKVNLAKDKDTGQYIGYCISTINKEMIGEIDSLYVEKEYRKQGIGSQLMERALEWLDTNKVNSKIVAVGDGNENVIDFYNHYGFHIRNIILEQVPNA is encoded by the coding sequence ATGATTAACGTTGAATATATAGAAGGTGCACAAGAATCATTATACTTAATACAATCTTTATGGAAGGGTTCTAGAACTTATCACAAAAATAAATCGAAATATTTTGCAGATACTTATGCGAATAAAAGATTTCAAGATAGAGTTAACGAATTAACAGATGATTCAAAAGTTGGTATGAAAGTTAACTTAGCAAAAGACAAAGACACAGGGCAATATATTGGATACTGCATTAGCACAATTAACAAAGAAATGATAGGGGAAATAGACTCACTGTATGTGGAAAAAGAATATCGCAAACAAGGGATTGGAAGTCAATTGATGGAAAGAGCCCTGGAGTGGCTGGATACAAATAAGGTAAATTCAAAAATAGTCGCTGTAGGAGATGGAAACGAAAACGTAATTGATTTTTATAATCATTATGGTTTCCATATAAGAAACATAATTTTAGAACAAGTTCCGAACGCTTAA
- a CDS encoding TetR/AcrR family transcriptional regulator codes for MKEQVKDKKTAILEAALKLFTERGFHGTSTAQISKDAGVATGTLFNYFPTKEDLINSLYFEVKGDLSRSMGKEIEVQDAFKDKLKKIWSNLIKWGVANQEEFLFVGQFCSSPYITKFTRDEVMKEYVFLHKLVDEGIKAGEIRDFSAELTIAMFYQGSRAVVNLIIDSDSSLDENKVMEDGFQIIWTGLANN; via the coding sequence ATGAAAGAACAGGTTAAAGACAAAAAAACTGCTATTCTGGAAGCAGCCCTGAAGCTCTTCACCGAAAGAGGCTTTCACGGCACATCTACTGCCCAGATTTCAAAAGATGCAGGTGTAGCCACAGGCACGCTTTTCAACTATTTTCCTACAAAAGAAGATCTTATTAATAGCCTGTATTTTGAGGTAAAAGGAGATTTAAGCCGCAGTATGGGAAAAGAAATTGAGGTACAGGATGCCTTCAAGGATAAATTAAAAAAAATATGGTCAAATCTAATCAAATGGGGAGTAGCAAATCAGGAAGAATTCCTTTTTGTCGGACAGTTCTGCTCATCCCCTTATATTACAAAGTTTACGCGTGACGAAGTGATGAAAGAGTATGTATTCCTCCATAAGCTTGTGGATGAAGGAATAAAAGCGGGAGAAATCAGAGATTTTTCCGCGGAACTGACCATTGCAATGTTTTATCAGGGTAGCAGGGCGGTAGTGAACCTTATCATTGATTCAGATTCTTCACTGGATGAAAATAAGGTTATGGAAGATGGATTCCAGATTATTTGGACAGGTCTGGCTAATAACTAA
- a CDS encoding ribose 1,5-bisphosphate isomerase, protein MQKVQETAEKIRTMEIRGAGRIAKAASEAIRDYAAGLDVASMEEFSARIKEVSNLLISTRPTAVSLPNAVKLSSKYSSANVEEARQEIIKNANLFIEIADKALEKIGKIGSRRIRDGDVIMTHCNSHASLSIITTAFEDGKDISVIATESRPRRQGLLTIRHLNDFGIPTTLIVDSAVRYYMKEVDKVVVGADAIAANGALVNKIGTSQLALAAHEARKSFMVAAETFKFSPSTIVGNPIEIEERAADEVVDPAVISELSHVKVRNPAFDFTPAEYIDMIVTDIGIIPPAMAYTVIKEHLGWELGEV, encoded by the coding sequence ATGCAAAAAGTTCAGGAAACCGCAGAAAAAATCCGAACAATGGAGATCCGGGGTGCAGGTAGAATTGCAAAAGCCGCTTCTGAAGCTATAAGGGATTATGCTGCAGGGCTGGATGTAGCTTCAATGGAAGAATTCAGTGCCAGAATAAAGGAAGTTTCGAATCTTCTTATCAGTACCCGCCCAACAGCCGTTTCCCTCCCGAATGCTGTAAAACTCTCATCAAAGTATTCTTCAGCAAATGTGGAGGAAGCAAGGCAGGAAATTATTAAAAATGCAAACCTCTTTATTGAGATAGCTGACAAAGCCCTTGAAAAAATCGGAAAGATAGGGTCAAGGAGAATTCGGGACGGGGATGTTATAATGACCCACTGCAATTCCCATGCTTCTCTTTCTATTATCACCACAGCCTTTGAAGACGGAAAGGACATCTCGGTAATTGCCACCGAAAGCCGTCCCAGGCGCCAGGGCTTATTGACAATCCGCCACCTTAACGATTTTGGGATTCCCACGACTCTGATTGTGGATTCTGCAGTGCGCTACTACATGAAAGAGGTGGATAAGGTCGTTGTCGGGGCTGATGCTATTGCAGCTAACGGCGCTCTGGTAAACAAGATAGGAACCTCCCAGCTTGCACTTGCCGCCCATGAGGCCAGAAAGAGTTTTATGGTTGCTGCCGAAACCTTCAAGTTTAGCCCGAGCACGATTGTCGGAAACCCCATAGAAATCGAAGAAAGGGCTGCAGATGAAGTCGTGGACCCTGCGGTTATTTCAGAGCTTTCTCACGTGAAGGTCAGAAATCCTGCTTTTGACTTCACACCTGCCGAATACATAGATATGATTGTAACTGATATTGGAATCATTCCGCCTGCAATGGCTTATACCGTTATAAAAGAACATCTTGGCTGGGAACTTGGAGAAGTTTAG